The Arachis hypogaea cultivar Tifrunner chromosome 14, arahy.Tifrunner.gnm2.J5K5, whole genome shotgun sequence genome has a segment encoding these proteins:
- the LOC140178669 gene encoding uncharacterized protein: MADFLVEVTRDPTEDTGTRWKLHVDGASNQTSGGVGIILESPTGVIYEQSVKFEFPVSNNQAEYEALLGGLILAREVGATRLEVCNDSQIVTSQVNGSYQAIDSLLQKYLERVKELSKQFEEVTVQQVLRERNTRANLLSKLASTKPGTGNRSLIQGITKEPAVALHLTKISPSWMDSITDFLQNGKLPGGEKEAKALRREAAKYTSTGHRAEPDDVLPTLRTVGSRPLGTFPGCPGQVKYLIVAVDYYTKWIEVEPLATISSSNCRKFMWRQVITQFGIPEVVISDNGTQFTNKKFVEFLAGLGIKQKFSSVEHPQTNGQGEFANKVILLGLKKRLDNKKGAWADELVLVL, from the exons ATGGCGGACTTCCTGGTGGAAGTAACCAGAGACCCAACCGAGGACAcgggcacacggtggaagctccatgtagACGGAGCCTCTAACCAGACGTCCGGAGGCGTCGGGATCATCTTAGAAAGCCCAACCGGGGTCATCTACGAACAATCAGTCAAGTTTGAGTTTCCCGtatcgaacaaccaagcagaatatgaagcccttcTAGGCGGCTTGATCTTAGCCCGGGAAGTCGGGGCTACGAGGCTAGAAGTATGCAACGACTCACAGATCGTCACGTCGCAAGTGaatggaagctaccaagccataGATTCGCTGTTGCAGAAGTACTTGGAGAGGGTCAAAGAACTGAGCAAACAGTTTGAGGAGGTCACGGTCCAACAAGTTCTGAGAGAGAGGAACACACGGGCAAATCTCCTATCCAAGCTAGCGAGCACGAAACCTGGAACCGGCAACCGATCCCTCATTCAAGGCATCACAAAAGAACCAGCGGTTGCCCTCCACCTGACCAAGATAAGCCCCTCCTGGATGGACTCCATCACCGATTTCTTGCAAAACGGCAAACTCCCTGGAGGTGAGAAGGAAGCTAAAGCGTTGAGAAGGGAGGCTGCCAAATACACG AGCACCGGCCACCGAGCTGAGCCTGATGACGTCCTCCCGACCCTTCGCAcagtggggagtcgacctcttgggaCCTTTCCCGGTTGCCCAGGGCAAGTCAAATATCTCATAGTCGCCGTCGACtattacaccaaatggatagaggttGAGCCACTGGCCACCATCTCCTCGTCCAATTGtagaaagttcatgtggaggcaggtgataactcAGTTCGGCATCCCGGAGGTCGTCATCTCAGACAACGGGACGCAATTCACCAATAAGAAGTTTGTAGAGTTCCTCGCCGGCTTGGGCATCAAACAGAAATTCTCCTCGGTAGAGCACCCCCAGACAAACGGACAAGGCGAGTTCGCAAATAAGGTCATCTTGCTGGGCCTCAAGAAGCGACTAGACAACAAGAAAGGGGCATGGGCTGATGAGCTCGTCTTGGTCCTCTAG